A single Stigmatopora argus isolate UIUO_Sarg chromosome 7, RoL_Sarg_1.0, whole genome shotgun sequence DNA region contains:
- the LOC144077500 gene encoding ras-related protein Rab-33B-like — MEAESGVATKCVHSSAQHAKKASDKTTPVRARTMESSLEFSNSLGSVSSLLSGCRTFKVLVIGDSAVGKTCLTHRLCAGHFPSGVEATIGVDFRERHLEIDGEMIKLQLWDTAGQERFRKSMVPHFYRNVHAVLFVYDVTCWASFNSLSTWVEECRRNSLGQEVPRFLVGNKNDLRCVVKTDGLVSQGQAIKFAKTHNMMFFETSAKYSSRRQSVGEVPYQQDKVEDIVNAVGARLKRHKCPTTACNLSYSGSFKVFNKKPEEKQMWSCC; from the exons ATGGAGGCCGAGAGTGGTGTTGCTACCAAGTGCGTCCATTCGAGCGCGCAGCATGCAAAGAAGGCGTCCGACAAGACTACTCCGGTGAGGGCGAGAACTATGGAATCCTCCCTTGAGTTTTCCAATTCGTTGGGCAGCGTGTCGTCGCTGCTGAGCGGATGCAGAACCTTCAAAGTGCTCGTAATCGGAGACTCCGCGGTGGGCAAGACGTGCCTGACACACCGACTCTGCGCCGGTCATTTCCCCAGCGGCGTGGAAGCCACCATCGGCGTGGACTTCCGAGAGCGACACCTCGAAATCGACGGGGAAATGATCAAG CTCCAACTATGGGACACGGCGGGCCAAGAACGCTTCCGTAAATCAATGGTGCCACATTTTTACCGAAACGTGCACGCAGTTCTCTTCGTTTATGACGTCACGTGCTGGGCCAGCTTCAACAGCCTCTCTACTTGGGTAGAAGAGTGCAGACGCAACTCTCTTGGCCAGGAAGTGCCCAG GTTCCTTGTTGGGAACAAGAATGACCTACGTTGTGTGGTAAAGACTGATGGTCTGGTGAGCCAGGGGCAGGCGATTAAATTTGCCAAGACTCACAACATGATGTTTTTTGAGACATCGGCCAAATACTCCAGCAGACGGCAAAGTGTTGGGGAGGTCCCCTACCAGCAAGATAAGGTCGAGGACATTGTCAATGCTGTGGGTGCCAGACTGAAGAGACACAAGTGTCCGACCACAGCCTGCAACCTATCATACAGCGGTTCTTTTAAAGTTTTCAACAAGAAACCAGAAGAGAAGCAGATGTGGAGCTGCtgctga
- the naa15b gene encoding N-alpha-acetyltransferase 15, NatA auxiliary subunit b, whose product MPTVTLPPKENALFKRILRCYEHKQYRNGLKFCKQILGNPKFAEHGETLAMKGLTLNCLGKKEDAYELVRRGLRNDLKSHVCWHVYGLLQRSDKKYDEAIKCYRNALKWDKDNLQILRDLSLLQIQMRDLEGYRETRYQLLQLRPAQRASWIGYAIAYHLLEDYEMAAKIIEEFRKTQQTSPDKVDYEYSELLLYQNQVLREAGLYKEALEHLTNYEKQICDKLAVEETRGELLLKLERLDEATDVYYRMQERNPENWSYYHGLEKALKPSSVEERFKVYEDAWEKFPKGLVPRRLPLNFLSGEKFRECLDRYLRMNFSKGCPPVFTTLKSLYNDKEKVSIIEELVVGFESSLKSSRLFCQNDDGKEEPPTTLLWVQYFLSQHYDMVSQQTLALEYINTAIESTPTLIELFLIKAKIYKHAGNIREAAQWMDEAQALDTADRFINSKCAKYMLKAGMIKEAEEMCSKFTREGASAVENLNEMQCMWFQTECALAYKGMNKYGEALKKCHEIERHFVEITDDQFDFHTYCMRKMTLRSYVDLLKLEDVLRMHPFYYKAAVTAIQIYLSLHDNPLTDDSKELQADTANLSDKELKKLRNKQRRAQKKAQLEEEKKNAEKEKQLKNQKKKKEDDDEEIGGPKEELIPDKLVKVENPLEEAVKFLIPLKHLVKDKIDTHLMAFEIYFRKEKYLLMLQSIKRALAIDPDHPWLHQCLVRFFKGVSESKELPDVVRTVLKQEVTRLFGDSNAKSFNQAFLSKHSNSIPHRLAAAKMMVYLESSTQSKAVELATALNESLDNRSIQICTEVLENLRSGYLGDLKECAESYCAECHKLYPYTLAFMPPGYEENTKMANGDVSTETEELANEM is encoded by the exons ATGCCGACAGTTACTTTACCACCTAAAGAGAACGCTCTCTTTaaaaggattttg CGATGTTACGAGCACAAGCAGTACAGAAATGGACTCAagttctgcaaacaaatccTGGGCAACCCCAAGTTTGCAGAGCATGGAG AGACCCTAGCTATGAAAGGCTTGACCCTGAATTGTCTGGGGAAGAAGGAAGATGCTTACGAGCTGGTGAGAAGAGGATTGCGCAATGACCTCAAGAGTCACGTCT GCTGGCATGTATACGGTTTATTACAGCGGTCTGATAAGAAGTACGACGAGGCTATCAAGTGTTACCGAAATGCGCTGAAGTGGGACAAGGACAACCTCCAGATTCTCCGAGATTTGTCCTTACTGCAGATCCAGATGAGGGATCTGGAAGGCTACCGC GAGACACGCTACCAGCTGTTGCAGTTGCGTCCTGCTCAGCGAGCTTCGTGGATCGGATATGCCATTGCCTATCACCTGCTGGAAGACTATGAGATGGCAGCAAAGATCATTGAGGAATTTCGAAAAACACAACAG ACATCTCCTGACAAGGTGGATTACGAGTATAGTGAGCTGCTGCTTTACCAGAACCAAGTGCTGAGAGAGGCAGGTCTATACAAGGAGGCTTTGGAGCATCTGACAAATTATGAAAAACAGATTTGCGACAAATTGGCGGTGGAGGAAACACGGG GGGAGTTGCTGTTAAAACTGGAGCGTCTGGATGAGGCTACCGATGTTTACTATCGCATGCAGGAGCGGAACCCGGAGAACTGGTCTTATTATCACGGCTTAGAAAAAGCACTAAAACCGA GCAGCGTGGAGGAGAGATTCAAGGTCTATGAGGATGCCTGGGAGAAGTTTCCGAAAGGCCTTGTTCCTCGTCGACTGCCCCTCAACTTTCTTTCTG GTGAAAAGTTCCGAGAATGTCTTGACAGATACTTGAGGATGAACTTCAGTAAAGGATGCCCACCTGTCTTCACCACCCTGAAATCACTTTACAACGACAAAGAAAAG gtTTCAATTATCGAAGAACTCGTGGTTGGCTTTGAGAGCTCATTAAAAAGCTCCAGGCTCTTCTGCCAAAACG ATGATGGTAAAGAGGAGCCACCGACCACCTTGCTTTGGGTGCAGTACTTTCTGTCTCAGCACTATGACATGGTGAGCCAACAGACACTGGCTCTGGAATACATCAACACAGCCATCGAGAGCACTCCAACCCTCATTGAACTCTTCCTTATCAAAGCCAAGATTTACAAG CATGCTGGGAACATCCGAGAGGCCGCTCAGTGGATGGATGAAGCACAGGCTCTGGACACTGCTGACAGATTCATCAATTCCAAGTGTGCCAAATACATGCTGAAGGCTGGCATGATCAAGGAGGCGGAGGAGATGTGTTCCAAGTTCACACGG GAGGGAGCATCAGCAGTGGAGAACCTGAATGAGATGCAGTGTATGTGGTTCCAGACAGAGTGTGCACTTGCCTACAAGGGCATGAACAAGTATGGGGAGGCTCTCAAAAAGTGCCACGAGATTGAAAGG CATTTTGTGGAAATAACGGATGACCAGTTTGATTTCCACACCTACTGCATGAGGAAGATGACACTGCGCTCATACGTGGACCTGCTGAAACTTGAGGACGTACTTCGAATGCATCCATTTTACTATAAGGCTGCAGTCACAGCAATTCAGATATACCTGAGCCTCCATGACAATCCTCTGACTGATGACAGCAAGGAGTTGCAGGCTGACACTG CTAACCTGTCGGACAAAGAGCTGAAGAAGCTCCGGAATAAACAGCGGCGAGCCCAGAAAAAGGCCCAGCTGGAGGAGGAGAAAAAGAATGCGGAGAAggagaagcaattgaagaatcagaaaaagaaaaaagaagatgACGATGAAGAGATTGGAGGGCCAAAAGAGGAGCTCATTCCTGACAAATTGGTCAAG GTAGAAAATCCACTGGAAGAAGCGGTCAAATTTTTAATACCGCTGAAACACCTTGTCAAAGATAAAATTGACACACACCTAATGGCATTTGAAATCTACTTCAGAAAAG AAAAGTACCTGCTGATGCTCCAATCCATAAAGAGGGCTTTAGCCATCGACCCAGACCACCCATGGCTACACCAATGTCTAGTGCGCTTCTTTAAAGGAG TATCAGAGAGCAAAGAGCTGCCTGATGTGGTTCGGACAGTTTTGAAGCAAGAAGTCACCCGGCTGTTTGGCGATAGCAATGCTAAAAGCTTCAATCAGGCCTTCCTCTCCAAACACTCCAATTCCATACCACACCGATTGGCTG CTGCTAAGATGATGGTGTACTTGGAGTCCTCGACACAGTCAAAGGCAGTTGAATTGGCCACTGCGCTTAATGAGTCCCTCGACAACAGATCGATCCAG aTCTGCACAGAGGTCCTGGAAAATCTTCGGAGCGGCTACCTTGGCGATTTAAAGGAGTGCGCCGAGTCGTACTGCGCCGAGTGTCACAAGCTTTACCCTTACACATTAGCTTTCATGCCCCCTGGATATGAGGAGAACACCAAGATGGCAAACGGAGACGTTTCCACAGAAACTGAAGAGCTAGCCAACGAGATGTGA